In Triticum urartu cultivar G1812 chromosome 6, Tu2.1, whole genome shotgun sequence, the following proteins share a genomic window:
- the LOC125517461 gene encoding putative UPF0481 protein At3g02645, which yields MALAQLQAQARFVGVAATNAGVELELDDHQSRWVSQVRRRMEAGAEELGAVAKVFDVPRLLRATKPEAYSPQHFALGPYHYQRTELRDMERYKLAAAKRAEKLFTGDRRFDDLVQKFVKMQEMIRTPYNRFLELNGQTLAWMMAIDTCFLLDFLESYHVDGATDMVSSATNWINAMVRDAMMLENQIPLFLFAGALQLRHASEEAAADAMHAVLDRFIREVCPIKTTALAIAGDIAKHAHLLELLYHFLVPASAVFAEDAAELPPLVPEEVLSLDALEQQIPDYDKVKQACMQVSSLDVAPVRFIKKNLISKPMSAASSLPGMIMRKVPLLSAMAPLLGKFMASTDVEARLKGVNLSTIINSPLAQEIMIPSVAQLAACGVRFMPAPEGMAGIGFDAATATLTLPVLHLDSNTEVILRNLVAYETAAVRGPLVLARYTELMNGIIDTPKDVKILRECGIIFNTMKSDKEAADMWNGMCRAVRPSKVPLLDSVIRDVNAHRNRRAAVKARRFLKRYVFRSWRLLTLLAAVVLLLMTALQTFCTVYDCKRWFGGILELPQITPGGGQ from the exons ATGGCGTTGGCGCAGCTGCAGGCGCAGGCGCGGTTCGTGGGGGTGGCTGCCACGAACGCCGGCGTGGAGCTGGAGCTGGACGACCACCAGTCGCGGTGGGTGAGCCAGGTGCGGCGGCGGATGGAGGCCGGGGCGGAGGAGCTGGGCGCCGTGGCCAAGGTCTTCGACGTGCCGCGGCTGCTGCGGGCGACCAAGCCCGAGGCGTACTCGCCGCAGCACTTCGCCCTGGGGCCCTACCACTACCAGCGGACTGAGCTCAGGGACATGGAGCGCTACAAGCTCGCCGCAGCCAAGCGCGCCGAGAAGCTCTTCACCGGCGACCGCAGGTTCGACGACCTCGTGCAAAAGTTTGTCAAGATGCAGGAGATGATCCGGACCCCCTACAACAG GTTCCTTGAGTTGAATGGGCAGACGCTGGCATGGATGATGGCCATCGACACGTGCTTCCTCCTCGACTTCCTCGAGAGCTACCACGTCGACGGGGCCACCGACATGGTGTCCTCCGCCACCAACTGGATCAACGCCATGGTGCGCGACGCCATGATGCTCGAGAACCAGATCCCGCTCTTCCTCTTCGCGGGCGCGCTCCAGCTCCGCCACGCCTCCGAGGAGGCCGCCGCCGACGCCATGCACGCCGTCCTGGACCGCTTCATCAGGGAGGTGTGCCCCATCAAGACCACCGCGCTTGCCATCGCCGGCGACATCGCCAAGCACGCGCACCTGCTGGAGCTCCTCTACCACTTTCTCGTGCCCGCCTCGGCCGTCTTCGCGGAGGACGCCGCGGAGCTCCCGCCGCTGGTCCCAGAGGAGGTTCTCTCCCTCGACGCGCTCGAGCAGCAGATTCCGGACTACGACAAGGTGAAGCAGGCGTGCATGCAGGTGTCCAGCTTGGACGTGGCGCCTGTGCGGTTCATCAAGAAGAACCTCATCTCCAAGCCGATGAGCGCGGCTTCGAGCCTCCCGGGGATGATCATGCGCAAGGTGCCGCTGCTGTCGGCGATGGCGCCGCTGCTCGGGAAGTTCATGGCTTCGACGGACGTCGAGGCGCGGCTCAAGGGCGTGAACTTGTCCACCATAATCAACTCGCCGCTGGCGCAGGAGATCATGATCCCGTCGGTGGCGCAGCTGGCCGCGTGCGGCGTGCGGTTCATGCCGGCTCCAGAGGGCATGGCAGGGATCGGCTTCGACGCGGCCACGGCGACGCTGACCCTGCCGGTCCTCCACCTCGACAGCAACACGGAGGTGATCCTCCGCAACCTGGTGGCATACGAGACGGCCGCCGTGCGCGGGCCGCTCGTGCTGGCGCGGTACACGGAGCTGATGAACGGCATCATCGACACCCCCAAGGACGTGAAGATCTTGAGAGAGTGTGGGATCATCTTCAACACCATGAAGAGCGACAAGGAGGCCGCGGACATGTGGAACGGGATGTGCCGGGCAGTGCGGCCGAGCAAGGTGCCGCTGCTGGACAGCGTGATCAGGGACGTCAACGCGCACCGGAACCGGAGGGCGGCCGTGAAAGCGAGAAGGTTTCTCAAGCGCTACGTGTTCAGGTCGTGGAGGCTGCTCACGCTGCTCgccgccgtcgtgctgctgctcaTGACGGCGCTGCAGACATTCTGCACCGTCTACGACTGCAAGCGCTGGTTCGGCGGCATACTGGAACTGCCGCAGATAACGCCCGGAGGAGGGCAGTAG